The following proteins are encoded in a genomic region of Streptomyces collinus Tu 365:
- a CDS encoding ABC transporter permease, with product MLRFLVRRTLGAVVILFLLSIVTFLLFFGVPRDPALLMCGKTCNPDSIANIHHVLGLDKSIAEQYWIFLHNVVLGSDQFAQGPCPAPCFGYSYHTNEPVWGTLLDRLPTTFSLTLGGAVCFLIVGLGTGLLAAWRRGTLIDKTATAGAMVLSSMQIYFLGPLALAVLVYQTHWFDKPAYNDFSGDPLTWFTGLIIPWVVLSTIFAAQYTRMSRSSMIEQLQEEHVRTARAKGMSRRYVFFRYAWRGSLIPIVTIFGIDLGSLLGGAIITETTFSLPGLGQLAVQSVFFSDLPLLLGVMLFSATMILLFNIIVDAAYASIDPRVRLA from the coding sequence ATGCTGCGCTTCCTCGTCCGCCGGACACTCGGTGCCGTCGTCATTCTCTTCCTGCTGAGTATCGTCACGTTCCTGCTGTTCTTCGGTGTGCCCCGGGACCCGGCGCTGCTGATGTGCGGCAAGACCTGCAATCCGGACAGCATCGCGAACATCCACCACGTGCTCGGCCTGGACAAGTCGATCGCCGAGCAGTACTGGATCTTCCTGCACAACGTCGTCCTGGGCAGCGACCAGTTCGCCCAGGGGCCCTGCCCCGCTCCCTGCTTCGGGTACTCGTACCACACCAACGAGCCGGTCTGGGGCACCCTGCTGGACCGCCTGCCCACCACCTTCTCGCTGACGCTCGGCGGTGCGGTCTGCTTCCTGATCGTGGGTCTCGGCACCGGTCTGCTCGCGGCCTGGCGGCGCGGCACGCTGATCGACAAGACGGCCACCGCCGGCGCCATGGTGCTCAGTTCGATGCAGATCTACTTCCTCGGCCCGCTGGCGCTCGCGGTCCTCGTCTACCAGACCCACTGGTTCGACAAGCCCGCCTACAACGACTTCAGCGGCGATCCGCTCACCTGGTTCACGGGCCTGATCATCCCGTGGGTCGTCCTGTCGACGATCTTCGCGGCGCAGTACACCCGTATGTCCCGCTCCTCGATGATCGAGCAGCTGCAGGAGGAGCACGTCCGTACCGCGCGCGCCAAGGGCATGTCCCGGCGGTACGTCTTCTTCCGCTACGCCTGGCGCGGTTCGCTGATCCCCATCGTCACCATCTTCGGCATCGACCTCGGATCCCTGCTGGGCGGCGCGATCATCACCGAGACCACCTTCAGTCTGCCGGGGCTCGGTCAGCTCGCGGTGCAGTCCGTCTTCTTCAGCGACCTGCCGCTGCTGCTCGGCGTGATGCTGTTCTCCGCGACCATGATCCTGCTGTTCAACATCATCGTCGACGCCGCCTACGCCTCCATCGACCCGCGCGTCCGGCTCGCCTAG
- a CDS encoding ABC transporter ATP-binding protein: MTTLTKQAGAPIPAGTGPLLSVRDLHVSFRTEDGVVRAVDGLSFDVERGRTLGIVGESGSGKSVTNLTILGLHNPMFTTVEGEILLDGRELTTARESELEKVRGNKAAMIFQDPLTALSPYYTVGRQIAEPYMKHNGASKKAAWERAVEMLAKVGIPNPRERAKDYPHQFSGGMRQRAMIAMALVCDPDLLVADEPTTALDVTVQAQILDLLKDLQQEFGSGIIFITHDLGVIADMADDIMVMYAGGAVERGTVDEVLRAPQHPYTWGLLNSMPRLDSDLGAPLAPIPGTPPSLLTPPSGCRFHPRCTFQDRVEGAGRCGTERPLLASGRASACHLTADQKRTIFTEEIKPRLG, translated from the coding sequence GTGACCACATTGACCAAACAGGCCGGAGCTCCGATCCCGGCGGGCACAGGTCCCCTGCTGTCGGTGCGCGACCTGCACGTCAGCTTCAGGACGGAAGACGGCGTCGTGCGGGCCGTGGACGGTCTCTCCTTCGACGTCGAACGCGGCAGGACGCTGGGCATCGTGGGGGAGTCCGGCTCGGGGAAGTCGGTGACGAACCTGACCATCCTGGGCCTGCACAACCCCATGTTCACCACGGTCGAGGGTGAGATCCTCCTGGACGGCCGGGAGCTCACCACCGCCCGCGAATCCGAGCTGGAGAAGGTGCGCGGCAACAAGGCCGCCATGATCTTCCAGGATCCGCTGACCGCGCTCTCTCCCTACTACACCGTCGGCCGGCAGATCGCCGAGCCGTACATGAAGCACAACGGCGCCTCCAAGAAGGCGGCCTGGGAGCGGGCGGTGGAGATGCTGGCGAAGGTCGGCATACCGAACCCCCGGGAACGGGCGAAGGACTATCCGCACCAGTTCTCCGGAGGCATGCGCCAGCGCGCGATGATCGCCATGGCGCTCGTGTGCGACCCGGACCTGCTGGTCGCGGACGAACCGACCACCGCGCTTGACGTCACCGTGCAGGCGCAGATCCTGGACCTTCTGAAGGACCTGCAACAGGAGTTCGGATCGGGCATCATCTTCATCACCCACGACCTGGGGGTGATCGCCGACATGGCCGACGACATCATGGTGATGTACGCGGGCGGTGCCGTGGAGCGGGGCACGGTCGACGAGGTGCTGCGCGCGCCCCAGCACCCCTACACCTGGGGCCTGCTGAACTCGATGCCGCGCCTGGATTCCGACCTAGGTGCCCCGCTGGCTCCCATTCCCGGAACCCCGCCCTCGCTGCTCACCCCGCCGTCCGGCTGCCGCTTCCATCCCCGCTGCACCTTCCAGGACCGGGTGGAGGGGGCGGGCCGCTGCGGCACCGAGCGCCCGCTTCTCGCATCCGGCCGGGCCTCGGCATGCCATCTCACCGCGGACCAGAAGCGGACCATCTTCACCGAAGAGATCAAGCCCCGGCTGGGCTAG
- a CDS encoding ABC transporter ATP-binding protein has translation MTEESVLPAQREKAGATDGEPLLEVSGLAKHFPVKGGFPIRRTVGHVQAVDGIDLTVHAGESFGLVGESGCGKSTTGRLITRLMEPTTGTISYRGRDISHATRKQLAPIRSEIQMIFQDPYSSLNPRQTVGKIISGPMEINGINPTGGREKRVRELLEIVGLNPEHYNRFPHEFSGGQRQRIGVARALALEPKLIVADEPVSALDVSIQAQVVNLLQKVQRELGITFLFIAHDLAVVRHFSQRVAVMYLGKIIEVGDRESIYARPRHPYTHALLSAVPEVNLGSGDAAGRERIRLAGDVPSPISPPSGCRFRTRCWKAQDKCAAEEPPLVRIAGNHAGHLTACHFPEEPSTDARGEDIVLDPALAALEEESEDTPKDH, from the coding sequence ATGACAGAGGAATCGGTCCTCCCGGCCCAGCGGGAGAAGGCAGGCGCGACGGACGGCGAGCCGTTGCTGGAGGTGTCGGGGCTGGCCAAGCACTTCCCGGTCAAGGGCGGCTTCCCGATCCGCCGCACGGTGGGGCATGTGCAGGCCGTCGACGGCATCGACCTGACCGTGCACGCGGGCGAGAGTTTCGGACTGGTCGGCGAGTCGGGCTGCGGCAAGTCGACGACCGGCCGGCTGATCACACGGCTGATGGAGCCGACCACCGGCACGATCTCCTACCGCGGCCGGGACATCAGCCACGCCACCCGCAAACAGCTGGCGCCGATCCGCTCCGAGATCCAGATGATCTTCCAGGACCCGTACTCGTCACTGAACCCCCGGCAGACGGTCGGCAAGATCATTTCGGGGCCGATGGAGATCAACGGCATCAACCCGACGGGCGGCCGCGAGAAGCGCGTGCGTGAGCTGCTGGAGATCGTCGGTCTCAACCCCGAGCACTACAACCGCTTCCCGCACGAGTTCTCCGGCGGTCAGCGCCAGCGCATCGGCGTGGCCCGTGCCCTCGCGCTGGAACCGAAGCTGATCGTCGCCGACGAACCCGTCTCCGCCCTGGACGTCTCGATCCAGGCCCAGGTGGTCAACCTGCTGCAGAAGGTGCAGCGGGAACTCGGCATCACGTTCCTCTTCATCGCCCACGACCTTGCCGTCGTGCGGCACTTCTCGCAGCGCGTGGCGGTCATGTACCTCGGCAAGATCATCGAGGTGGGTGACCGCGAGTCCATCTACGCGCGCCCGCGCCACCCCTACACGCACGCTCTGCTGTCCGCCGTACCCGAGGTGAACCTCGGCTCCGGCGACGCGGCCGGACGCGAGCGCATCCGCCTGGCCGGCGACGTGCCCTCGCCCATCTCCCCGCCCTCCGGCTGCCGGTTCCGCACCCGCTGCTGGAAGGCGCAGGACAAGTGCGCGGCCGAGGAGCCACCCCTGGTGCGGATCGCCGGCAACCACGCCGGGCACCTGACGGCGTGCCACTTCCCCGAGGAGCCCTCCACGGACGCGCGGGGTGAGGACATCGTGCTGGATCCGGCTCTGGCGGCGCTGGAGGAGGAGAGCGAGGACACTCCGAAGGACCACTGA
- a CDS encoding class I SAM-dependent methyltransferase, with protein MADDAFGDLALAALYDSLNPWGPADDFYLDLVMKAGSVLDVGCGTGQLVRRARAEGHTGRLMGLDPAAAMLVQARRAAQDVEWVLGDMRTRLWQREFELVVMTGHAFQALVGDEDIRVCLRGVHAALADGGRFVFETRNPAARAWEKWTPDRVREITAADGSRVRVRHQVREGPSRGRVHFTETYESETWPAPRVTHHVIRFVDAKTVRGFLEEAGLTVVEQYGDWQRGPLAPAGPEIVTVARRSC; from the coding sequence GTGGCAGACGACGCGTTCGGTGACCTCGCACTCGCCGCCCTCTATGACAGCCTCAACCCGTGGGGGCCCGCCGACGACTTCTACCTGGACCTGGTGATGAAAGCGGGGTCCGTGCTCGACGTCGGCTGTGGCACGGGGCAGTTGGTGCGGCGGGCTCGTGCGGAGGGGCACACGGGCCGGCTGATGGGGCTCGACCCCGCCGCCGCCATGCTGGTGCAGGCGCGGCGGGCGGCACAGGACGTCGAGTGGGTGCTGGGCGACATGCGGACGCGGCTGTGGCAGCGGGAGTTCGAGCTGGTCGTCATGACCGGGCACGCGTTCCAGGCGCTGGTGGGCGACGAGGACATCCGTGTCTGTCTGCGCGGGGTCCACGCGGCGCTCGCCGACGGGGGCCGCTTCGTCTTCGAGACCCGCAACCCGGCCGCCCGGGCCTGGGAGAAGTGGACACCGGACCGGGTACGGGAGATCACCGCCGCCGACGGCTCACGGGTGCGTGTCCGGCACCAGGTGCGCGAGGGTCCGTCCCGGGGGCGGGTCCACTTCACCGAGACCTACGAGAGCGAGACGTGGCCGGCTCCCCGAGTCACCCACCACGTCATCCGCTTCGTGGACGCGAAGACGGTGCGTGGCTTCCTCGAGGAGGCCGGCCTGACGGTCGTCGAGCAGTACGGGGACTGGCAGCGGGGTCCGTTGGCTCCCGCCGGCCCGGAGATCGTCACCGTGGCCCGACGGTCCTGCTAG
- a CDS encoding GNAT family N-acetyltransferase: protein MTGPRPSRAADPRPPFSRPSRLDLSDTATLRQLWHLQRAAYAVEARLIGFDGIPQLHESLERLRACDESFLGVRDDSGLVGAVSWTRSRSGVLDICRLVVHPDAHRRGVATALLDALDSIEPAELTLVSTGTANLPAVALYRRRGFVATGECRIAPGVTLTLLERRNA from the coding sequence ATGACCGGCCCACGCCCCAGCCGAGCCGCTGACCCTCGCCCGCCCTTCTCCCGGCCGTCCCGGCTCGACCTGTCCGACACCGCCACACTGCGTCAGCTGTGGCACCTTCAGCGGGCCGCGTACGCCGTCGAAGCCCGGCTCATCGGCTTCGACGGCATTCCGCAACTGCACGAGTCGCTCGAACGGCTGCGTGCGTGCGACGAGTCCTTCCTCGGGGTCCGCGACGACAGCGGACTGGTCGGAGCGGTCTCCTGGACCCGCTCGCGAAGCGGTGTTCTGGACATCTGCCGACTCGTGGTCCACCCGGACGCACATCGCCGCGGCGTCGCGACGGCACTGCTCGACGCGCTGGATTCGATCGAGCCGGCGGAACTGACCCTCGTCTCCACCGGAACCGCCAACCTGCCCGCGGTCGCGCTGTACCGCAGGCGCGGCTTCGTCGCCACCGGTGAGTGCCGGATCGCGCCCGGCGTGACACTCACGCTGCTGGAACGCAGGAACGCGTGA
- a CDS encoding AfsR/SARP family transcriptional regulator, whose product MVTPHPRFRLLGPLEVRLDAGSVALTGRQRALCSMLLLNADRVVSIDRLAQGLWGDHRPSASAARVRALVAEVRRALGPAAGGLLSTRTPGYAMRVDRTDIDVFVFEDLVREGSKAAARGGWAEAYRCHDEAASLWQGDPLADLPTMEAERRRLTELHIAALEGRAEADLELGRHGAAVAELVRLTSEHPLREHPHGLLMRALQRDGRTPEALAVYTGLRRRMVDELGVDPSDELDALHRRLLSGDGAAAAPAAPPPVPARRVPRQLPRAPRRFVGRSAQLRRLDAARSSGEQLTLIVGPAGAGKTALALHWAHRTAGDFPDGQLFLDMRGFDSAESMTVEEALPLLLQGLGSAPRDIPLGLEAQAALYRTLLAERQVLIVLDDVADASVVRRLLPASSASLTLVTSRHKLSGLVTLDGAHRVFCDVLDRAEALELLTSSVGREAVATDTEAADRLVELCDRLPLALCVAGSWVGDRPGGIATYVDDLAERGRLARLHVEGEESVAVRGALDLSYGTLPDEAKWVFRSLGLVPGTGRSVAAAAAGAGLDGNRTADLLGLAQRVHLLRDGEDGRPAWHDLVHEYARERAFAEDGEAERDQAVDRLLDHYLQSVVNAAAACGMYVPHSRPAAVGGSTPRAFEAQEEAVDWFDGEWDDITAVIGHAAEHGPARYAWQLVDALQDLLHHRRPLSEWIRLAGLARRAAEREGDAVGQAAACISMGGARWRAGDLREALAEYEAGELLARRAGWLYGEAKCLQGKGVTLKLLGEPHKAPPCYTRTLSIYRTLGMTRAEKMMLINTASLYGTLGRLAEAEEAIVRALALTDDAGDHVHAMALVNLALVLHEQARFAEAKDALRSSLRVSRDSGSVYAEAVTLETLARVRGDAGQDARAIRAYEDALHLARQVGNRNCQVDSLVGLASVELRSGHVGAAAECLDRARDITEATGHLTGLVENLFVRGALSCATERYDDALTHLERAAGMAAEGNLLTLPRIHTVAAVALLQKGEPDAASCTVDQAVEFATRSNQRLVLARALMARAAVRESSGDSPGARAAQEEAQALFAGIGTPAHLRTAAFWRTVPGDAPTGGVRRRPRPELPTDARSRFRAHLSRHFDDAAAEPSHGS is encoded by the coding sequence ATGGTCACCCCCCACCCCCGGTTCCGCCTGCTCGGCCCTCTCGAGGTCCGGCTCGACGCGGGTTCCGTCGCCCTCACCGGGCGCCAACGGGCCCTGTGCTCCATGCTGTTGCTGAACGCCGACCGTGTCGTCTCGATCGACCGGCTGGCCCAGGGGCTCTGGGGCGATCACCGGCCCAGTGCGTCGGCGGCCAGGGTCCGGGCGCTGGTCGCCGAAGTGCGCCGGGCCCTCGGTCCCGCGGCCGGCGGCCTGCTGTCCACGCGGACGCCGGGCTATGCGATGCGCGTGGACCGCACCGACATCGATGTGTTCGTCTTCGAGGACCTGGTGCGGGAGGGTTCGAAAGCCGCGGCGCGGGGCGGTTGGGCGGAGGCGTACCGCTGCCACGACGAGGCGGCCTCGCTGTGGCAGGGCGACCCCCTTGCGGATCTGCCGACGATGGAGGCGGAACGCCGGCGTCTCACCGAACTGCACATCGCGGCTCTGGAGGGCAGGGCGGAGGCCGATCTGGAACTGGGACGGCACGGAGCCGCCGTCGCCGAGCTGGTCCGTCTCACGTCCGAGCACCCGCTGCGGGAACACCCGCACGGCCTACTGATGCGCGCGCTTCAGCGGGACGGCCGTACCCCGGAAGCCCTGGCGGTCTACACCGGGTTGCGCCGGCGGATGGTCGACGAGCTCGGGGTCGACCCTTCCGACGAACTGGACGCCCTCCACCGGCGTCTGCTGTCGGGAGACGGCGCCGCAGCCGCGCCGGCCGCTCCTCCTCCCGTTCCCGCGAGGCGGGTGCCACGCCAGCTGCCCCGCGCCCCCCGCCGTTTCGTGGGACGCAGCGCGCAGCTGCGCCGGCTCGACGCGGCACGGTCGAGCGGGGAGCAACTCACCCTGATCGTGGGGCCCGCAGGGGCCGGGAAGACCGCGCTCGCGCTGCACTGGGCGCACCGCACCGCGGGTGACTTCCCCGACGGGCAGCTGTTCCTGGACATGCGAGGCTTCGACTCGGCGGAGTCGATGACGGTGGAGGAGGCGCTCCCGCTGCTGCTCCAAGGGCTGGGCAGCGCACCGCGGGACATCCCCCTGGGTCTTGAGGCGCAGGCCGCCCTGTACCGCACCCTCCTGGCGGAGCGCCAGGTGCTCATCGTCCTGGACGACGTGGCCGACGCGTCCGTCGTACGGCGCCTCCTTCCTGCCTCCAGTGCGTCGCTCACGCTGGTGACGAGCCGGCACAAGCTGAGCGGACTGGTGACCCTGGACGGCGCCCACCGGGTGTTCTGCGATGTTCTCGACCGCGCCGAGGCCCTGGAACTGCTCACCAGCTCGGTGGGCCGGGAGGCCGTCGCCACCGATACCGAGGCAGCCGACCGGCTGGTCGAACTCTGCGACCGTCTGCCGCTGGCGCTGTGCGTGGCCGGCTCCTGGGTCGGTGACCGTCCCGGCGGCATCGCCACCTACGTCGATGATCTCGCGGAGCGGGGACGTCTGGCACGCCTGCACGTGGAAGGCGAGGAGAGCGTCGCCGTCAGGGGCGCGTTGGATTTGTCGTACGGGACTCTGCCCGACGAGGCCAAGTGGGTGTTCCGCTCCCTCGGTCTGGTGCCGGGTACCGGGCGTTCCGTCGCCGCCGCGGCCGCCGGCGCGGGCCTGGACGGGAACCGGACAGCCGACCTCCTCGGCCTGGCCCAGCGGGTCCACCTCCTGCGCGACGGCGAGGACGGCCGTCCGGCCTGGCACGACCTCGTGCACGAGTACGCCAGGGAGCGAGCGTTCGCCGAGGACGGCGAAGCGGAGCGGGACCAGGCCGTCGACCGTCTCCTCGACCACTACCTGCAGAGCGTCGTCAACGCGGCCGCCGCGTGCGGCATGTACGTCCCGCACAGCCGTCCGGCCGCCGTCGGCGGGTCGACGCCGCGCGCCTTCGAGGCACAGGAGGAGGCCGTCGACTGGTTCGACGGCGAGTGGGACGACATCACGGCGGTGATCGGGCACGCGGCCGAGCACGGTCCCGCCCGCTATGCGTGGCAGCTCGTGGACGCCCTGCAGGATCTGCTCCACCACCGGCGCCCGCTCTCCGAATGGATACGGCTGGCAGGTCTCGCCCGCAGAGCCGCCGAACGAGAAGGCGACGCCGTCGGTCAGGCCGCCGCGTGCATCTCGATGGGGGGTGCCCGGTGGAGAGCCGGTGACCTGAGAGAGGCCCTCGCGGAGTACGAAGCGGGTGAACTCCTGGCCCGCCGGGCCGGTTGGCTGTACGGGGAGGCCAAGTGCCTCCAGGGCAAGGGAGTGACCCTCAAGCTCCTGGGCGAGCCGCACAAGGCACCGCCCTGCTACACCCGCACCCTCTCCATCTACCGCACCCTCGGCATGACCAGGGCCGAGAAGATGATGCTGATCAACACGGCTTCCCTCTACGGCACTCTCGGACGGCTCGCCGAAGCCGAGGAGGCGATCGTGCGGGCACTGGCCCTCACCGACGACGCGGGCGACCATGTCCACGCGATGGCCCTGGTGAATCTGGCGCTGGTCCTGCATGAGCAGGCGAGGTTCGCCGAGGCGAAGGACGCGTTGCGCAGCTCCCTCCGCGTGTCGCGGGACTCGGGCTCGGTCTACGCGGAAGCGGTGACGCTGGAGACGCTGGCGAGGGTCCGCGGCGACGCCGGACAGGACGCCCGGGCGATCCGGGCGTACGAGGACGCCCTTCACCTCGCGCGGCAGGTCGGCAACCGCAACTGCCAGGTGGACTCCCTCGTCGGCCTCGCCTCCGTGGAACTGCGGAGCGGACATGTGGGGGCGGCGGCCGAGTGTCTCGACAGAGCCAGGGACATCACCGAGGCGACGGGCCACCTCACCGGGCTCGTCGAGAACCTGTTCGTACGGGGCGCCCTGAGCTGTGCGACGGAGCGGTACGACGATGCGCTGACTCACCTGGAAAGGGCCGCGGGCATGGCGGCGGAGGGCAACCTCCTCACCCTGCCGCGCATCCACACCGTCGCAGCCGTGGCCCTGTTGCAGAAGGGAGAGCCCGACGCGGCTTCCTGCACCGTGGACCAGGCGGTGGAGTTCGCCACGCGATCGAACCAACGGCTGGTGCTCGCAAGGGCGTTGATGGCCCGGGCCGCCGTCCGCGAGTCCAGCGGTGACTCCCCTGGTGCGCGGGCGGCGCAGGAGGAGGCCCAGGCTCTGTTCGCCGGTATCGGCACCCCGGCGCACCTCCGCACGGCCGCGTTCTGGCGTACCGTGCCGGGCGACGCGCCTACGGGCGGAGTGCGGCGACGCCCTCGGCCGGAGCTGCCCACCGACGCCCGGTCGCGTTTCCGGGCGCACCTGAGCCGCCACTTCGACGACGCCGCCGCCGAGCCGTCCCACGGCTCATGA
- a CDS encoding AfsR/SARP family transcriptional regulator produces the protein MTTEDHRGTRMNVQLLGCIELRTAGGDRIPASPAVGLLLAALAWSPNAFVADDELVDRLWEDGSPAHPRNALYTLATRLRKALNPAGTGGAACAVVRRRGGYLLSIDEEAIDVRRFRARVRRARDAACRGTDEEALRLYEGALAQWRGDPLSGLRTAWADAVRVALSHEWRSALLNGVEVALRLNRHDDYLPQLHRLAALHPLDERVSGLLMLALHRSGRQNEALQCFHRLRFELVRGLGDEPGPELRALHERILRRDERLVTGRPLLDALAWS, from the coding sequence ATGACCACCGAAGACCACCGGGGGACCCGCATGAACGTCCAACTCCTCGGCTGCATCGAGCTGCGCACCGCCGGCGGGGACAGGATCCCGGCCTCACCGGCGGTCGGGCTCCTGCTCGCCGCACTCGCCTGGTCGCCCAACGCGTTCGTGGCCGACGACGAACTCGTCGACCGGCTGTGGGAGGACGGATCGCCGGCCCACCCCCGCAACGCGCTGTACACCCTGGCGACCCGGCTGCGGAAGGCCCTGAACCCGGCCGGCACCGGTGGCGCCGCGTGCGCCGTGGTCCGCAGGCGGGGCGGATACCTCCTGTCGATCGACGAGGAGGCCATCGACGTCCGCCGGTTCCGGGCGCGGGTCCGCAGGGCGCGCGACGCCGCCTGTCGGGGGACCGACGAAGAGGCACTGCGTCTCTACGAAGGGGCGCTCGCCCAGTGGCGCGGCGATCCGCTCTCCGGCCTCCGGACGGCCTGGGCCGACGCGGTACGGGTGGCACTGAGCCACGAGTGGCGCAGCGCCCTGCTGAACGGCGTGGAGGTGGCACTGCGCCTGAACCGTCACGACGACTACCTGCCGCAGCTTCATCGGCTGGCCGCCCTGCACCCCCTGGACGAGAGAGTCTCCGGCCTGCTCATGCTGGCCCTGCACCGCAGCGGCCGCCAGAACGAGGCGCTGCAGTGCTTCCACCGGCTCCGCTTCGAACTGGTCCGCGGCCTCGGCGACGAACCCGGTCCGGAGCTGCGAGCCCTGCACGAGCGGATCCTGCGCAGAGACGAACGCCTCGTCACCGGCCGCCCGCTCCTGGACGCCCTGGCGTGGTCATGA
- a CDS encoding ABC transporter ATP-binding protein → MSNNPLLDVSGLTKHFPIKGGFPIRRTVGAVQAVDGLDFQVAEGESLGLVGESGCGKSTTGRLITRLLEPTGGKITYRGQDITHAGRRQLAPIRSEIQMIFQDPYASLNPRQTVGKIIAGPMEINDINPAGGREKRVRELLEIVGLNPEHYNRFPHEFSGGQRQRIGVARALALEPKLIVADEPVSALDVSIQAQVVNLLQKVQDELGIAFVFIAHDLAIVRHFSQRVAVMYLGKIVEIADREDLYENPRHPYTRALLSAVPEATVDEEPRERIRLVGDVPSPINPPSGCRFRTRCWKATEKCATDAPPLVQVEGNKPGHLTACHYPEVADTVPAPRLSKDPEAAV, encoded by the coding sequence ATGAGCAACAACCCCCTCCTGGACGTCTCCGGGCTGACGAAGCACTTCCCGATCAAGGGCGGCTTCCCGATCCGCCGTACGGTCGGCGCGGTGCAGGCCGTGGACGGCCTGGACTTCCAGGTCGCCGAGGGCGAGAGCCTGGGCCTCGTCGGCGAGTCGGGCTGCGGGAAGTCGACCACGGGCCGGCTGATCACGCGCCTGCTGGAGCCGACCGGCGGCAAGATCACCTACCGCGGTCAGGACATCACGCACGCGGGCCGCAGGCAGCTGGCGCCGATCCGCTCCGAGATCCAGATGATCTTCCAGGACCCGTACGCCTCGCTGAACCCGAGGCAGACGGTCGGCAAGATCATCGCCGGCCCGATGGAGATCAACGACATCAATCCGGCCGGCGGCCGGGAGAAGCGCGTACGCGAACTCCTGGAGATCGTGGGCCTGAACCCGGAGCACTACAACCGCTTCCCGCACGAGTTCTCCGGCGGTCAGCGCCAGCGCATCGGCGTGGCCCGCGCCCTGGCCCTGGAGCCGAAGCTGATCGTCGCGGACGAGCCGGTCTCGGCCCTGGACGTCTCCATCCAGGCCCAGGTCGTCAACCTGCTGCAGAAGGTGCAGGACGAACTCGGCATCGCGTTCGTCTTCATCGCCCACGACCTCGCCATCGTGCGGCACTTCTCCCAGCGCGTCGCGGTCATGTACCTCGGCAAGATCGTCGAGATCGCGGACCGCGAGGACCTGTACGAGAACCCGCGCCACCCGTACACGCGGGCCCTGCTGTCCGCCGTGCCCGAGGCCACGGTGGACGAGGAGCCGCGTGAGCGCATCCGTCTGGTCGGTGACGTGCCGTCCCCGATCAACCCGCCCTCGGGCTGCCGCTTCCGCACCCGCTGCTGGAAGGCGACGGAGAAGTGCGCGACGGACGCACCGCCGCTGGTGCAGGTGGAAGGGAACAAGCCCGGTCACCTGACGGCCTGCCACTACCCGGAGGTGGCGGACACCGTTCCGGCTCCCCGTCTCTCCAAGGACCCCGAGGCAGCGGTCTGA